Proteins from a single region of Hordeum vulgare subsp. vulgare chromosome 6H, MorexV3_pseudomolecules_assembly, whole genome shotgun sequence:
- the LOC123401647 gene encoding signal peptide peptidase-like 4: MGAGARARATAAALLLVAAALAGVAAGGDIVHQDDDAPKIPGCSNDFMLVKVQTWVKNRETDEFVGVGARFGPIIESKEKHANRTGLLLANPFDCCTPLKEKVAGEVLLVQRGDCKFTTKAKVAEDAGASAIVILNNRHELYKMVCDQNETDLDINIPAVLLPKDAGTILQGLLSLGKVSVQLYSPDRPLVDTAEVFLWLMAVGTILGASYWSAWSAREALIEQEKLLKDGHESSVNIEAEGSTGMVDITMTSAMLFIVVASLFLVMLYKLMSHWFVELLVVIFCIGGVEGLQTCLVALLSRWFKPAARSFVKVPFFGAVSYLTLAVCPFCIVFAVLWAVYRRMPYAWIGQDVLGIALIVTVIQIVRIPNLKVGSVLLGCSFLYDIFWVFISKMLFHESVMIVVARGDNTDEDGVPMLLKIPRMFDPWGGYSIIGFGDILLPGLLVAFALRYDWAARKTLQSGYFLWSMVAYGSGLLITYVALNLMDGHGQPALLYIVPFTLGTFILLGKKRGELRNLWMKGQPPRVCTHSHHPLKDSTDSASHVISS, from the exons ATGGGCGCCGGGGCGCGGGCGCGGGCGACGGCGGCCGCGCTGCTGCTGGTGGCGGCAGCGCTCGCGGGGGTGGCCGCCGGCGGCGACATCGTCCACCAGGACGACGACGCGCCCAAGATCCCcggctgctccaacgacttcatgCTC GTAAAGGTGCAAACTTGGGTCAAAAACAGAGAGACCGATGAGTTTGTTGGTGTTGGTGCTCGGTTTGGCCCCATAATAGAGTCAAAGGAAAAGCACGCGAACCGGACAGGACTACTATTAGCAAACCCTTTTGATTGTTGTACCCCTCTCAAAGAAAAG gttgctggagaagttttgctAGTGCAAAGAGGAGATTGTAAGTTCACTACAAAAGCTAAGGTTGCTGAAGATGCTGGTGCTTCTGCTATTGTAATCCTGAATAATCGGCATG AGCTATACAAGATGGTTTGTGATCAAAATGAAACTGATCTGGATATAAATATACCTGCAGTTCTTCTGCCAAAAGATGCAGGCACCATTTTACAGGGTCTTCTCTCACTTGGTAAAG TGTCAGTGCAGTTATACTCTCCAGATCGACCCCTAGTTGATACGGCAGAGGTGTTTCTATGGCTTATGGCTGTTGGTACCATTCTTGGCGCATCATACTGGTCAGCATGGAGTGCTCGAGAAGCACTTATTGAACAAGAGAAACTTCTAAAG GATGGCCATGAAAGTTCAGTTAACATTGAGGCCGAAGGTTCTACTGGTATGGTAGATATCACCATGACGTCGGCAATGCTGTTTATTGTGGTTGCATCACTGTTTTTGGTAATGCTTTACAAATTGATGTCTCACTGGTTTGTGGAGCTCCTGGTGGTTATATTTTGCATTGGTGGTGTAGAG GGTTTGCAAACATGCTTGGTGGCTTTATTATCAAG ATGGTTTAAACCTGCCGCAAGATCATTTGTAAAAGTGCCATTTTTTGGAGCTGTTTCATACCTTACATTGGCAGtttgtccattttgcatcgtctTTGCTGTTTTATGGGCTGTTTATCGCCGGATGCCCTATGCATGGATTGGGCAAGATGTTCTT GGCATCGCACTGATTGTTACTGTGATCCAGATTGTGAGGATACCTAATCTTAAG GTGGGGTCTGTTCTTCTCGGCTGTTCCTTCTTGTATGACATCTTCTGGGTTTTCATATCCAAGATGTTGTTCCATGAGAGTGTAATGATTGTG GTTGCACGTGGTGATAATACTGACGAAGATGGTGTACCCATGCTGTTAAAGATCCCACGCATGTTTGATCCATGGGGTGGATACAGCATCATAGGCTTTGGTGATATCCTTCTTCCAGGACTGCTGGTTGCTTTTGCACTAAG GTACGATTGGGCTGCCAGGAAGACCTTACAATCTGGTTACTTCCTGTGGTCAATGGTTGCGTATGGTTCTG GTCTTCTGATCACCTACGTTGCCTTGAATCTTATGGATGGGCACGGGCAACCGGCTCTTCTTTACATCGTGCCCTTCACGCTCG GAACTTTCATATTGCTCGGTAAAAAGCGGGGCGAGCTCAGGAACCTCTGGATGAAAGGACAGCCTCCGAGAGTCTGCACGCATTCGCATCATCCTCTGAAGGACTCCACGGACTCCGCTTCTcatgtaatctcatcatag
- the LOC123401648 gene encoding acyl-CoA-binding domain-containing protein 4 isoform X1, with translation MGVGVEEEEGAINGGEEGPGPGLAAATHDRWALLPPAQGSARPSARYEHAAEVVQDKLYVVGGSRNGRSLSDVQVFDFRTSKWSALLLSPSRDSNQLNLENNAGNQPFPALAGHSMVKWRNMLLVVAGNSRASTSNKVSVWFIDLETDSWSAVDTYGKVPMARGGQSVTLVGSRLIMFGGEDNKRRLLSDLHVLDLETMIWEEVKTEKGGPAPRYDHSAAVYADHYLLIFGGSSHSTCFNDLYLLDLQTLEWSQPDTQGAHITPRSGHAGMMIDGNWYIVGGGDNASGSTDTIVMNASKFVWSVVTSVSVRDPLACEGLTLCSTTVDGEKFLIAFGGYNGKYNNEIFVMKPKPRNFVQPRLFQSPAAAAAAASVKAAYAVITATDEKTKDIVATDDLDVKRAESGSSSKQMVAEIDALNGEKGELESRLAEIRAENSKLKDKLDTVKLSYSELTKELRSVENQLAAEGSRCQKLESQIAAAHKRLESASSLENELEALQQQMSQAEQTMTTSQRRKSGGVWKWVGGTAEVSDNE, from the exons atgggggtgggggtggaggaggaggagggcgccatcaacggcggcgaggagggcccCGGCCCCGGCCTCGCGGCGGCGACGCACGACCGCTGGGCCCTGCTCCCCCCCGCCCAGGGCTCCGCCCGCCCCTCCGCCCGCTACGAG CATGCCGCGGAGGTGGTTCAAGACAAGCTGTATGTGGTCGGGGGAAGCCGGAATGGGCGTTCTCTGTCGGATGTTCAG GTTTTTGATTTCAGGACATCCAAGTGGTCAGCGTTACTGTTAAGTCCTAGTCGGGATTCAAACCAGCTGAATCTTGAAAATAATGCCGGAAACCAGCCGTTCCCAGCATTAGCAGGCCATAGTATG GTCAAGTGGAGGAATATGCTTCTGGTTGTAGCTGGGAACTCCAGAGCATCAACGTCGAATAAAGTTTCAG TTTGGTTTATCGATCTGGAAACAGATAGCTGGTCTGCTGTTGATACGTACGGAAAAGTCCCA ATGGCTCGTGGTGGGCAATCTGTAACACTAGTCGGTTCTCGATTAATTATGTTTGGTGGGGAGGATAATAAGAGGAGGCTTCTGAGCGATCTTCATGTACTTGACTTGGAGACAATGATTTGGGAAGAAGTTAAAACAGA AAAAGGTGGCCCAGCTCCTAGGTATGATCATTCGGCTGCTGTTTATGCAGACCATTATCTTTTAATCTTTGGCGGTTCATCTCACTCCACATGCTTCAATGATCTGTACTTACTTGACTTGCAAACT CTGGAGTGGTCTCAACCTGACACTCAAGGTGCACATATAACTCCTaggagtggccatgctggtatgaTGATTGACGGAAATTGGTACATAGTTGGTGGTGGAGATAATGCAAGTG GTTCCACTGATACAATCGTAATGAACGCTTCCAAGTTTGTCTGGTCTGTCGTCACTAGTGTGTCAGTTCGAGATCCACTTGCTTGTGAG GGTCTCACTCTTTGTTCAACCACAGTTGACGGCGAAAAGTTTTTAATTGCCTTTGGCGGTTACAATGGGAAGTATAACAATGAG ATCTTTGTGATGAAACCCAAGCCTAGAAACTTTGTGCAACCTCGGCTTTTCCAATCTCCAGCAGCCGCTGCCGCTGCAGCTTCTGTGAAAGCTGCCTATGCTGTAATAACTGCTACTGATGAGAAAACTAAAGATATTGTTGCTACTGATGATTTGGATGTGAAGAGAGCTGAATCTGGAAGTTCTTCCAAACAAATGGTTGCTGAAATTGATGCACTTAATGGGGAGAAAGGAGAACTAGAGTCTCGACTAGCGGAAATTCGTGCAGAAAACTCAAAGCTTAAGGATAAACTAGATACTGTGAAGTTATCCTACAGTGAATTAACAAAG GAACTTCGATCAGTTGAGAATCAGCTAGCTGCTGAGGGTTCAAGATGTCAGAAACTGGAG TCCCAAATTGCTGCTGCGCATAAAAGGTTGGAGTCTGCTAGTTCTCTGGAGAATGAATTGGAAGCCTTGCAGCAACAAATGTCTCAGGCTGAACAAACCATGACGACTTCTCAGAGACGGAAATCTGGGGGCGTATGGAAGTGGGTGGGAGGAACTGCAGAGGTCTCCGACAATGAATAG
- the LOC123401648 gene encoding acyl-CoA-binding domain-containing protein 4 isoform X2 — MGVGVEEEEGAINGGEEGPGPGLAAATHDRWALLPPAQGSARPSARYEHAAEVVQDKLYVVGGSRNGRSLSDVQVFDFRTSKWSALLLSPSRDSNQLNLENNAGNQPFPALAGHSMVKWRNMLLVVAGNSRASTSNKVSVWFIDLETDSWSAVDTYGKVPMARGGQSVTLVGSRLIMFGGEDNKRRLLSDLHVLDLETMIWEEVKTEKGGPAPRYDHSAAVYADHYLLIFGGSSHSTCFNDLYLLDLQTLEWSQPDTQGAHITPRSGHAGMMIDGNWYIVGGGDNASGSTDTIVMNASKFVWSVVTSVSVRDPLACEGLTLCSTTVDGEKFLIAFGGYNGKYNNEIFVMKPKPRNFVQPRLFQSPAAAAAAASVKAAYAVITATDEKTKDIVATDDLDVKRAESGSSSKQMVAEIDALNGEKGELESRLAEIRAENSKLKDKLDTVKLSYSELTKELRSVENQLAAEGSRCQKLESQIAAAHKRLESASSLENELEALQQQMSQAEQTMTTSQRRKSGGVWKWVGGTAEVSDNE; from the exons atgggggtgggggtggaggaggaggagggcgccatcaacggcggcgaggagggcccCGGCCCCGGCCTCGCGGCGGCGACGCACGACCGCTGGGCCCTGCTCCCCCCCGCCCAGGGCTCCGCCCGCCCCTCCGCCCGCTACGAG CATGCCGCGGAGGTGGTTCAAGACAAGCTGTATGTGGTCGGGGGAAGCCGGAATGGGCGTTCTCTGTCGGATGTTCAG GTTTTTGATTTCAGGACATCCAAGTGGTCAGCGTTACTGTTAAGTCCTAGTCGGGATTCAAACCAGCTGAATCTTGAAAATAATGCCGGAAACCAGCCGTTCCCAGCATTAGCAGGCCATAGTATG GTCAAGTGGAGGAATATGCTTCTGGTTGTAGCTGGGAACTCCAGAGCATCAACGTCGAATAAAGTTTCAG TTTGGTTTATCGATCTGGAAACAGATAGCTGGTCTGCTGTTGATACGTACGGAAAAGTCCCA ATGGCTCGTGGTGGGCAATCTGTAACACTAGTCGGTTCTCGATTAATTATGTTTGGTGGGGAGGATAATAAGAGGAGGCTTCTGAGCGATCTTCATGTACTTGACTTGGAGACAATGATTTGGGAAGAAGTTAAAACAGA AAAAGGTGGCCCAGCTCCTAGGTATGATCATTCGGCTGCTGTTTATGCAGACCATTATCTTTTAATCTTTGGCGGTTCATCTCACTCCACATGCTTCAATGATCTGTACTTACTTGACTTGCAAACT CTGGAGTGGTCTCAACCTGACACTCAAGGTGCACATATAACTCCTaggagtggccatgctggtatgaTGATTGACGGAAATTGGTACATAGTTGGTGGTGGAGATAATGCAAGTG GTTCCACTGATACAATCGTAATGAACGCTTCCAAGTTTGTCTGGTCTGTCGTCACTAGTGTGTCAGTTCGAGATCCACTTGCTTGTGAG GGTCTCACTCTTTGTTCAACCACAGTTGACGGCGAAAAGTTTTTAATTGCCTTTGGCGGTTACAATGGGAAGTATAACAATGAG ATCTTTGTGATGAAACCCAAGCCTAGAAACTTTGTGCAACCTCGGCTTTTCCAATCTCCAGCAGCCGCTGCCGCTGCAGCTTCTGTGAAAGCTGCCTATGCTGTAATAACTGCTACTGATGAGAAAACTAAAGATATTGTTGCTACTGATGATTTGGATGTGAAGAGAGCTGAATCTGGAAGTTCTTCCAAACAAATGGTTGCTGAAATTGATGCACTTAATGGGGAGAAAGGAGAACTAGAGTCTCGACTAGCGGAAATTCGTGCAGAAAACTCAAAGCTTAAGGATAAACTAGATACTGTGAAGTTATCCTACAGTGAATTAACAAAG GAACTTCGATCAGTTGAGAATCAGCTAGCTGCTGAGGGTTCAAGATGTCAGAAACTGGAG TCCCAAATTGCTGCTGCGCATAAAAGGTTGGAGTCTGCTAGTTCTCTGGAGAATGAATTGGAAGCCTTGCAGCAACAAATGTCTCAGGCTGAACAAACCATGACGACTTCTCAGAGACGGAAATCTGGGGGCGTATGGAAGTGGGTGGGAGGAACTGCAGAGGTCTCCGACAATGAATA G
- the LOC123401650 gene encoding uncharacterized protein LOC123401650 codes for MDGGDPAALDAVDADGRPGPSEVALVVYPSTGERELMRHTDLVTAVAGAALPDEGRVCLASLPGWGADVHGGVALLALGLPAGGATTVLLPPSSSDLRAAVAAHGATDVVATTEAAAALFAPALPQGKLASLRRVTVVTPLEDDARQAFRRRLSWVDLAEMGAATAESPEQVQVAPAPLLFVQPDAAATQLKGKIPDQMPETSDATSLVRNRVCTEKTKITNNNKNDCTGT; via the exons ATGGACGGCGGCGACCCGGCCGCGCTCGACGCCGTCGACGCGGACGGCCGGCCTGGTCCCTCGGAGGTGGCCCTCGTGGTCTACCCGTCCACTGGCGAGAGGGAGCTCATGAGGCACACTGACCTCGTCACCGCCGTGGCCGGCGCGGCCTTGCCCGATGAAGGCCGCGTCTGCCTGGCCTCGCTCCCGGGGTGGGGCGCCGACGTGCACGGCGGCGTGGCGCTGCTCGCACTCGGGCTCCCCGCGGGCGGAGCGACAACCGTGCTCCTACCGCCGTCCTCCTCCGACCTGCGTGCCGCGGTGGCCGCCCACGGCGCCACCGACGTCGTGGCGACCACCGAAGCGGCCGCGGCGCTCTTTGCTCCAGCGCTGCCACAAGGGAAGCTCGCCTCGCTGCGGAGGGTGACGGTGGTGACACCGCTCGAAGACGACGCACGGCAGGCGTTCCGGCGCAGGCTATCGTGGGTCGATCTGGCGGAGATGGGAGCGGCGACGGCAGAGTCGCCGGAGCAGGTGCAGGTGGCTCCTGCGCCTCTGTTGTTCGTGCAACCTGATGCTGCAGCCACACA GCTCAAGGGCAAAATACCAGATCAAATGCCAGAGACAAGCGATGCTACCTCTCTGGTAAGAAACCGTGTATGCACTGAAAAAACCAAaattaccaacaacaacaaaaatgattgCACTGGCACATAA